A window of the Diabrotica undecimpunctata isolate CICGRU chromosome 1, icDiaUnde3, whole genome shotgun sequence genome harbors these coding sequences:
- the LOC140447219 gene encoding uncharacterized protein produces MYRTKKKRPPVPSTSQRLDHCSDQTTNGRGGAKNPWVRPGCHKMTIWLCSYNILTLTDDNRFPEIESELKDIKWDILGICETRRKTDEHIILKNGTHFMHKGGEYTGVGFLVKQSLTQCIEEFKPISDISHHQD; encoded by the coding sequence ATGTACAGGACAAAAAAGAAAAGGCCCCCAGTGCCCAGCACTTCCCAGAGACTTGATCACTGCAGCGATCAAACAACTAACGGAAgggggggtgctaagaatccctggGTAAGACCCGGCTGCCACAAGATGACAATTTGGCTATGCTCCTACAATATTCTAACACTGACGGACGACAATAGATTCCCAGAAATAGAAAGTGAACTAAAGGATATAaaatgggatatccttggtatatGCGAGACCAGAAGAAAAACTGATGAGcatataatactaaaaaatggcACACATTTTATGCATAAAGGTGGCGAATACACGGGAGTGGGATTCTTGGTAAAACAAAGCCTCACACAGTGTATCGAAGAATTCAAGCCCATATCAGACATATCTCATCATCAGGATTAA